A genomic window from Pecten maximus chromosome 6, xPecMax1.1, whole genome shotgun sequence includes:
- the LOC117328980 gene encoding glycine receptor subunit alpha-2-like isoform X1, translating to METIRNRFITVFVLWSICTSVVGNSHENISLQLQSLTKSLFQNYDPTIRPFYTNGGPVVDKVQIFILSIDSVSEANMDYKMSMFFRQTWNDSRLMYTAIDDKGYIEMDTRHLSSLWIPDLYIRNEKVANFHHVTVPNSLIYIYPDGTVYLSRRITGTFSCFMKLHTYPLDEQICRLEVESYGHSADFLYVKWHDIPVKRVEGLVSPQFEIGEVTSYTCDEVYNDILYSCVGFNIKLSRNYGYYLIQVYIPTSLIVMLSWVSFWLNIDAVPARISLGLLTVLTMTTMSSSARSELPRVSYIKAIDVWMAICLLFVFAALIQFAHVNVLARVERRRRETIVEFKKTDENGSKNGEFNTKERAGPSAEAREKARTADRVARVAFPLTFLVFNLAYWPAYVMWDNK from the exons ATGGAGACAATAAGGAATCGCTTTATCACTGTCTTTGTGTTGTGGAGTATATGTACCAGCGTCGTAGGGAATTCACACGAGAATATTTCCCTTCAGTT GCAGTCGCTGACCAAGTCACTATTTCAGAACTACGATCCAACAATACGGCCATTCTACACGAACG GAGGACCTGTCGTAGATAAAGTTCAGATTTTCATTCTGTCTATCGACTCGGTCAGCGAGGCCAACATG GACTACAAAATGAGCATGTTTTTCCGGCAGACATGGAACGATTCGCGTCTTATGTACACAGCCATAGATGATAAGGGTTATATAGAGATGGACACTCGACATCTGTCCTCACTATGGATACCAGATCTCTATATCAGGAATGAAAAGGTGGCCAACTTCCATCACGTCACTGTACCGAACAGTCTTATCTACATCTACCCCGACGGAACTGTCTACTTGAGCAGAAG GATAACGGGGACGTTTTCCTGCTTTATGAAGCTCCATACGTATCCTCTGGATGAACAAATCTGTCGGTTGGAGGTGGAGAGCT atGGCCATAGTGCCGACTTCCTGTATGTCAAGTGGCACGATATTCCGGTAAAACGGGTGGAAGGACTAGTATCGCCGCAGTTTGAGATCGGAGAAGTGACGTCATATACCTGTGACGAGGTTTACAATGATA TCCTGTATAGTTGTGTTGGCTTCAACATCAAGTTATCCCGTAACTATGGATACTACCTGATCCAGGTCTACATCCCCACCAGCTTAATTGTCATGTTGTCTTGGGTGTCGTTTTGGCTCAATATAGATGCGGTTCCTGCGCGAATTTCACTTGGCCTCCTCACCGTCCTCACCATGACAACCATGTCGTCATCCGCCCGATCAGAGCTTCCCCGAGTGTCTTACATTAAGGCTATAGACGTGTGGATGGCCATCTGCCTGCTGTTTGTGTTCGCTGCTCTCATACAGTTTGCGCATGTCAACGTCTTGGCACGTGTTGAACGGAGAAGGCGTGAGACTATTGTGGAATTCAAAAAGACTGACGAAAATGGTAGCAAAAATGGAGAATTTAACACAAAAGAG AGAGCTGGTCCATCGGCGGAGGCTCGAGAGAAAGCCAGGACAGCGGACAGGGTCGCTCGAGTCGCATTTCCACTAACTTTTCTCGTGTTTAATCTAGCTTACTGGCCTGCGTATGTCATGTGGGACAACAAGTGA
- the LOC117328980 gene encoding glycine receptor subunit alpha-2-like isoform X2 — MILAGGPVVDKVQIFILSIDSVSEANMDYKMSMFFRQTWNDSRLMYTAIDDKGYIEMDTRHLSSLWIPDLYIRNEKVANFHHVTVPNSLIYIYPDGTVYLSRRITGTFSCFMKLHTYPLDEQICRLEVESYGHSADFLYVKWHDIPVKRVEGLVSPQFEIGEVTSYTCDEVYNDILYSCVGFNIKLSRNYGYYLIQVYIPTSLIVMLSWVSFWLNIDAVPARISLGLLTVLTMTTMSSSARSELPRVSYIKAIDVWMAICLLFVFAALIQFAHVNVLARVERRRRETIVEFKKTDENGSKNGEFNTKERAGPSAEAREKARTADRVARVAFPLTFLVFNLAYWPAYVMWDNK; from the exons ATGATACTCGCAGGAGGACCTGTCGTAGATAAAGTTCAGATTTTCATTCTGTCTATCGACTCGGTCAGCGAGGCCAACATG GACTACAAAATGAGCATGTTTTTCCGGCAGACATGGAACGATTCGCGTCTTATGTACACAGCCATAGATGATAAGGGTTATATAGAGATGGACACTCGACATCTGTCCTCACTATGGATACCAGATCTCTATATCAGGAATGAAAAGGTGGCCAACTTCCATCACGTCACTGTACCGAACAGTCTTATCTACATCTACCCCGACGGAACTGTCTACTTGAGCAGAAG GATAACGGGGACGTTTTCCTGCTTTATGAAGCTCCATACGTATCCTCTGGATGAACAAATCTGTCGGTTGGAGGTGGAGAGCT atGGCCATAGTGCCGACTTCCTGTATGTCAAGTGGCACGATATTCCGGTAAAACGGGTGGAAGGACTAGTATCGCCGCAGTTTGAGATCGGAGAAGTGACGTCATATACCTGTGACGAGGTTTACAATGATA TCCTGTATAGTTGTGTTGGCTTCAACATCAAGTTATCCCGTAACTATGGATACTACCTGATCCAGGTCTACATCCCCACCAGCTTAATTGTCATGTTGTCTTGGGTGTCGTTTTGGCTCAATATAGATGCGGTTCCTGCGCGAATTTCACTTGGCCTCCTCACCGTCCTCACCATGACAACCATGTCGTCATCCGCCCGATCAGAGCTTCCCCGAGTGTCTTACATTAAGGCTATAGACGTGTGGATGGCCATCTGCCTGCTGTTTGTGTTCGCTGCTCTCATACAGTTTGCGCATGTCAACGTCTTGGCACGTGTTGAACGGAGAAGGCGTGAGACTATTGTGGAATTCAAAAAGACTGACGAAAATGGTAGCAAAAATGGAGAATTTAACACAAAAGAG AGAGCTGGTCCATCGGCGGAGGCTCGAGAGAAAGCCAGGACAGCGGACAGGGTCGCTCGAGTCGCATTTCCACTAACTTTTCTCGTGTTTAATCTAGCTTACTGGCCTGCGTATGTCATGTGGGACAACAAGTGA